The nucleotide sequence AGGGAGAAGATTGTAAGTGCCTCAAGAGAGGTTTAACTGAAGGACTATGTGGATTCTTCAAACATCAGAGACGTCAGAACAGCCAAATCCTGCCTTCTCACATTATGGTGGAAGGAATAGGTTCCGAGAGGGAAGGTGATTGACCTAGGGTCACACAGCAATTCCAGTCTCCAGATCTCCTGACTCCTAGAAAAATGCTCTTTCCACCATTCTGTCTCAATAATCGAAGTTGCTTTTTTCATCTTGCCATTTAAAATTTCACCTTATTGCTTGATACTTTATTATGCTAAAAAAGCCCCACAAAATCCCCCAGAAAATTTCACCTTAGTTTAGCCTTGAACCTCCCTGCAAAATGCCCTCTCTGATGCCTACTGCAAGGCTCCCTGGATAGGTTAATGTGCATCTCAGAGGAGGCAGCTGCCCTCATCACAGGCCCTGTGGTGCAAGAGTCAGCTTGCAGAGGCTCATGAGAGCTGATTTTGTGCATCTCTTCCCAGTGACAtcatgttggtagcttgaaattggccatggtgggagtatttacgcCATGGAAATTGGCAACAGCTATTAATAGATATCAGAGTTTTATTCACTTTTCCCCATAGAACTGCACACCACTAAATTAGTATTCCTACTTTATAGATAAGAAgattgaggctcagggagatgGGGTAATCTGCCAAAGATAGGTAGCTTATAAGTGGAGCTGGGACTCCAACCCAGGTGGTTTGATGCTAGAGTGCTTGGCAATAGTAGATTGAATAGGACTTAGGGCCACTTTGACGTGGAAGGGTCTAGGTTGAGCCTAGGTTTCTTAGTCTATTGTGTGCTGCTATAGTAAAATATtggaggctgggtaatttataaagaacagaaatgtatttccttacagttctggaggctaggaagtctgaaatcaaaatgctggcatctggcaagggccttcttgctgtgtcattccACAGCAGAAGACACCACATGGTAGAAGGGCAAagaaagggtgagagagagaCATAAAGGGGCTGAACTTATCCACTTATAAGAAACCTGCTCCCaagataacagcattaatccatttatcTCTTAAAGGGTagcctaatcatctcttaaaggtccTTCCTCGTAAtcctgttacaatggcaattaaattgcAACATGAGTTTGGGAGGGGACAAATTTTAACATCACAGCACCAGTTGTCTTATGTGGGCTCTGGTGTGGGTGCTGTTCTGGGTTGCTGTCATTAATCTGACAGCAACACTGGAACAGGAACTGATTTGGGTGAAGAGATCACCGATTCAGTTTTGGATGGTTTGAATTGGAGGCCCATTGTTGGGGAGACATTTAGATTTGGAGCCCAGGAGAAAGGTCTAAGCAAGAGACTGAGATGTGCAAGATGAAGGTTTGTTCCTGACTAAACCAAAACCAAATGTAGATTAGCTGAAGTATTTTCCTTTGTTCTAATTATCAGGTAAAAAGTACAAGAATTACCTTTCTACGTGTTTTTTCTCATATTTGTCAACATTCAGGTATGTTGGAGGACCATGCACTCACTTGCTCCCTGATCCTAGTGTGTAGTGAGCACTTAGTATTTATTGGATAAATATGACTAACTCATTTTTACCCTGCATCTACTGAATCAGCCATTGCTGTGGACCACACATCAAAATCTAAGTACATTTCTCACAATTTCTAAGATTATCTGGAATTCTGGCATCATTATAGGAGTATGGATTTGGAATAAGAGATTACTTTTTTAGCATTTTAGAGCTACAAGTGGGATTAGGTATCATTTCTTACAATGTCTTTGTTTTACTAGTAAGGTACTAAAGCCCAGAGACCAGTCCAAGACCATGCAGGTCCCTTGCCAGTGTGGGAGACTACCCAGTCCTGGCAGCCAGTGAGCCTGGCCTGGCTTGCCTTGCTCTGGCCAATGTACTTCCCTGCTCTGGGACTTGGTTTGTTCCTCAGGTTAAAGAAGAACCTGAGTTCTGGTTCTGGAAGGGTGATGAGTTAAGGATCCATATCTCAGGAAGGCAACTTGGTCAGATAAACAGACAAAGCTCTAGGTAACCAAGCAAGGAAGCTACAATATGCAAATGAATGGATTGTGGCTTTCTTTCTGGTTGGTTGAAGGGGCCCTGATGTCACAATTCTAGGGTTTCTCCACTCCGAATGATCGTGTCCctagccaaaaatatttattgacctggctggtctcttGGCTTCCTCTCTTTGTCCAACGTAGAAGAGAGACAATGGAATCCCTCTACCAGGCTGGGTCCATTCTCATGACGGTGAATACTTTACAGGGGAAGAAAATGGTAGAGAGTGGCCTCCAGTCTGGAGACTTTTCCCTGTCCCAGTCATGGCCCTCCTGCCTCCCGCCACCTGCCGACTTGGAGATCCTGCAGCAGAAGGTGGCTGGGGTGCAACGGGAGCTGGAAGACTTTAAGAAAGAGACATTGAAGTCCATCCATTACCTTGAGGACTCCTTCTGCGAGATGAATGGTGCCCTGGTGCAGCAGGAGGAGCAGGCGGCTCGTGTGAGGCAGCGGCTAAGGGAGGAGGAGGACCGTGGCATCGTGCGCAACAAGGTTCTCACTTTCCTGCTGCCGCGGGAGAAACAGCTCCGGGAGCATTGCAAGCGGCTGGAGGACCTGCTGCTGGACAGGGGCCGCGACGCCCTGCGTACCACTAAGAAGAGCCAGGCTGACTGAGCCTTGTGGGTAGCACTAGCCAAGCACCaagtagatgattttttttttttttaaatggaaggaCAAACCCCAAGTCCCTACCCgcttgctttccttttctcatttccattGCTTCCCTTCTACCTAAATAACACCTTGCTGAGAGGCAAAAAGACTTCAATATGTTTTTTTGGTGAAATTCCATTTATCCAGCACTCTCAAGGAAGGAGGCACCCCACTACTAAGTCAGGCCCCTGTAACTTTCACTTGAACTGTTTTCCTGTTTGTAATGGTACTATTGCtcaatgtatactttttttttgtacagtGTATTCTTAAACTGGTTGTGCTGAACagattcaccttttttttttttttttgaatgattcAAGGCTCTCATAATTTGAGACTTAATGTGTGGTCAACTGATACCATGTCATGTAACTCATGATCTCCCCAGAGGGTTCAGACTGCTTGCCCGTGCACTAACACTACCCCAGATTGCTCTGTTTTTAGTATTCTAACCCTTGCCTGTATGGTCTTTCTGTCTCCCTTCACTGTTAGACTGTCACATCTCACTTTTCTTTGCTGTGTCTTTCTACCTCTACTTCCTTTCCTGCAGACTGGCCAATCAGAATGACAGAGCTTATTAGGACTGTGTGGGTGGAACTCGCTGAGCTTTAGTGACCGATAATGCAACACCTCTGAGATGGGACTAGGAAGTGGGGAAACTGATTTCTGTGTTTGATCCGTGGAGCAGGAATTGTTGTCACAATGCCTGGCCATTTATCAGGCAATACAGACATACCATCCCACTTACTTCCATAGGCACTCATTGGAGGTGAATGTTGATTTTGCACGGTTCACACTGGGAGACTGGCCACAGGAAGGCAAGTCCAGTACCCAAGGTCTGCACCCCAGTAAGTGGCAGGGCCATGGTTTAAGTCCAGGTCAGCTGTGCTCATTTGCCTCCTGCTGCGCCCCTCTCTGCTCCCCAGTTTTGGAACCACTTTAGGCTGTTCATGGACGTgttctggaaggctgaggctatCACATGGGTGATTTGGGAGTTCATTAGCTGACACTATACCTTTTATTTCCAATTAGTCTTCTATTTCATCAATTCACATATCTTCTCTCTGGCGGCCCAAATGCTGCCATGCAGCAGGGATTCTCCTCTAAACAGCAGAAGTGAGGTGCCTGGAGATGAGAGCCAGTCCCTGAACAGAGTCAGGTCTGTCTTTCCAGCTCTGAGCTTACAGCAGATTCCATATCATCTGATCTTCTGTGGCAGTCTcatcctccctctttcttctgtcATAGAATCTCCCCAGATAAGATTTGAACATCTGGAACTTCTAAGCTGCACTTCCCAAAAGGACCCTGTGACCCGTGGTTAATTGTAATACCCATCCAATAGCCATCTACCACGAAGGGTTGCATCCCTACTCTAACTTtaggcagtttttttttgttgttgttgttgtttgtttgtttgtttgagatggagtctctctctgtcgcccagcctggagcgctggagtgcaatggcgtgatcttggctcactgcaagcttcacctcccaggttcaagcaattctcctgtctcaacctcccgagtagctgggactacagtcgcatgccaccatgcccagctaatttttgtatttttagtagagttggagtttcaccatattggtcaggctggtctcaaactcctgacctcaggtgatcacccacctcgggctcccaaagtactgggattacaggaatgagccactgagcccagctgctgtttttttttttttttttgaagagagtcttactctattgcccaagctggagtgcaatggtataatatCAGTTCACTGCATCCCGGctttcaactgattctcctgcctcagcctcccgagtagctgggattacaggtgcgcaccaccacgactggctaatttttctatttttagtagagatggggtttcactatgttggccaggctggtctcaagctcctgacctcaagtgatcctcccaccttggcctcccaaagtactagcattacaggcatgagccactgtgcccagcctttaggCAGTTTCTTTGGAGGATTTAGCTGAACTATTAATAATTGTAATACTAACAATATGAATATTATTACTAATATAAGAGCTTAGTGTTATCAAGAATATAATATAGTCCAGGCACTATGGTTGGCCCTTTGAAGGTAAgtactgctgtggtttgaatgtccctTCCAAAACCCAtgttgaagattttatttttgtttttgtttttgttttttgagagggagtctctctctgtcacccaggatggagtgcactggcacgttcttagctcactgcagcctctgcctaccaggttcaagcgattctcctgcctcagcttcccagttagctgggattacaggcgcccaccaccacaccgggctaatttttgtatttttagtagagacagggttttgccatgttggccaggctggtctcaactcctgacctcaagtgatccacccaccttggcctcccaaagtgggattgcaggcatgagccaccgtgcccggcctctcatgttgaaatttaattccaaatgtaacagtgttgggaggtggggcctttatgTGGTAACAGATTAACGCTATTATCACAGGAGCTTGGTTAGTTATCTCAGGAGTAGGCTCCTCATAAACGGATGAGTTTGGCCCCATCATATTTCCACTGACATCGACATTTCTTTGGCCATATCTGGGTTGCTTGCCCACCCTAAACCAATTATGAAAAGAGGAGAGCACTTGCCACAACTCTGCTCCTGGGCCTGGACACTTCAGTTACCCAATATCCAAAGAAAATCAAGGTTCCATTAATGAGGCTGGTGGTAACCAACCCCAGCTGCCACATCCTCAGTCTTATTTTTTCTGTACCGTGGATACTGAGGGCCAGGAAGAAGACAGCTCTGGGAGATGGCACTGGCTGGGCAGTGTTGTGCAGTGTGGGTGGCTGTTGCATGGCTGCAGGGAGCATGGAGTTAGGTCTGGGAATTGGGGAGATGGGCTGGGTCTAGGTGCAGATGCACCTCAGTGCTGTGGGTACAGGCCCACTGTCTTCAGTTGCTTCACCTTCATCTGCCTGATACCCAGCCTTCACCCTTGAAGTCAGAGGCTTGAGATGACCCAAAAGGTGCCAGGGAGACTTTGCAACTCCTTGGTCGTTAAAACAGGCAGCCACTCTTAGAGATGCAATCAGTTAACACCACCACCCAGGGCAACCAACTTGTTCCAGTTTAATTgggatttttctagttttaaaacagaaagtccCTCAGGCCAAGATCTCTCAGTCCTGGGCAAGCAGGGATGGTTGGTCACCTGCACTAAACATAAACATACCGTGGGGTGATCCAGGCGAGGTTGTGGGTGGGGCAAATCCCAGGAGCTCAAGGCAGGAAACAAGGATGGTAGAGGCCATACATGCCAGGTCAGTGCACCTCTGCTGTCATTTTTAGCCAGAGGAGGCTGGCCTGTTCATTCTGCAGCTGGAAGAGCTTGTCTTTGTGTTCATTTCTCCTCCCCACTCTCAGATCCTTGCCTTCCACCTCAATCTGGCAAGAAAATTTGAGAGTGAGGCCTTTTCCGAGCAACTTTTGAGATCCTTCTGGGGACCCCTGAGATTCCTCATTAGGCCACAACTCACAGCTGCACCCTTAGTCCTGGAGGACAGAGGAAACCCATGGTGGATTAAAGAGCCaaggagaggctgggtgtggtgacttatgcctgtaatcccagtgttttggaaggccaaggcgagaggctcactggaggccaggagttcgaggccagcctgggcaacatagtgagaccctcactctacaaaaataaaagaaattagctgggtgtggtggtgcatgtctgtagtcctagctacttgggaggctgaggcaggaggatcacttgagtccaggagttcaaagctagAGCGAGctgtcatcatgccactgcactccagcctgaccaatagaggaagactttgtctcaaaaaaaatacaaaatacaaaataaataaagccaagaGGAGATAATTTTGCATTGTAGCTTTGGAAACTGGGTGCCTCATTTCAACTCTTCTGCTCCCAACTGTGAACAATAAAGTTGAGCAGCCCAACTGCTCACTTTCCCTGAAATTCTAAGACAAATAGgagacaaaaataacagatggttTTCTCCATGCCAATAGCCGTTGTTCTCAAAGGTTTTCTATAAGCTGCAAGGCTCTACTTGCTCCCCCTCCGCATCCACAGCAGTCAGAGCGCTGCTGAGATCCTAGACATATGGCTCCATCTTATGAAAACCACTGGTAGACAAGGGAGTCCTCCCTGGGACCCCAAGTCCTGTGTCCACTGCAAGCTGGGATGCTGGGCCGAGCAGCAAGGTGGCTGAGATGCAGGAAAGCAAACATGTGTGTGGCTAGGGGAGGGAACTCACCTAGTTGGCACAACTTCAGCCTTGTCTATTTGATTGATACGCCGTGCTGGGAAGAAGAAAGCACTCAGGGAGGAGCATCGCTAGGCAGAGTTTTGCAGTGTGGCTGGGAAGCAAGGGTTTGGATCTGGGCGTTGGCTCCATTCCATATGCAGAACTTTGCCTCTTGATCTGACCCAATCCTTTTAGTAATCCGCCCAGTGCTAAGAGCAGTGAGCCTTGGGCATGTTTTTTTGACACTCACCAGGTGTCAGTCTAGAGTGACTTTCACTGGATCCAGATGTACTGGGTGTGGCTCATGCAGCAGACATAGCAACTCTTCCAGAGTTAGAGGtgagaaggcaaagaggaacGCAGGGGTTTGTCCATCTCCTCTCCTATTCTCCTCCTTTTGGCTGCTTCAGAAGTGAATGTAGCTCACAATGAATGCCCAGCAAGGAGTAGCTGCTCAGGAAACATATGATGAATAGAATAGGAAGTGGTGGCATCATCTGTGCCTGTTTGTGTGAGTGGTGTTTATCAATATGACCTTTGAGAGCAGCTGACAGGAAATCTCTGGGCAAAGGCAGCATTTTGTGGCAGAGCACTGAGCCAGTGGTCAGAAGTTCCGCATTCAGATTCTAACTCTGCAGCTTCTTCGGTTTCTATTTAAGACACGATCCTTTATCTAACAAACATTATCTCTGTCACACCAAGACCTCTGTTTCCCCATTTGCAAATTGGGATTTGTGGGGCCAACTTCCCAGGCTTGTTTAAGAGGTAATTGAGATAAGGCTTGTACAACAGTGCtaaaaggaaatacattaaattataaGAGATGGCAATCTTCTACTCCTAGTCATCTAAGAGAGCCAGCCCAATTTCTAGACTTTTTTCATGCAGAACTAAAGAGGGGAAGCTAAGGGTCTTGCTTCAGAAAGGGCTGAGTTTATtcatgggaaagaaaaaatagacataaCTAGAAGGAAACAAGGAGAAGgataaaagtaagaaagaaaacctGGCAGGCTCAGATTTTCAGAGAGAAGTCTTTTCAGTGTGTAGTTGAGAATGAGTCCTGAGAATGAGGTTGGACAGCAGAGGTATAGGAGAGATGAGGGGAGGCCAATGGGTTAGGGGAAGGAAGGCATTAAGAAGTGATGTGTATAAGAGCCAGAATcataaaatcttagaagaaagTATAGGAGCAAATCTTAGATATGACATAAAAGGAACaagcaagtaaagaaaaaaatagataaatgggacttcatcaagattaaaaacttttgttccgCAAATGGTaccattaagaaagtaaaaaaggcaatccacagaatggaagaagatatttacaaatcATTTATCTGGCAAGAGACTTGTAtccttaaaaaggagaaataacttTTACAACTTAATAAAAAGATAACTCAACTGAAAAGctagcaaaggatctgaatagacatttctcccaaGAAAATAGACAAACGATCAGCAGGCACACAAAAAGATATTCAGTATCCTTAGACACTAAggaaatgtaagtcaaaaccacaatgtgatacatTTCACCCCACTAATATGGCTACTGTCAAAAGActagacaataacaagtgttggcaatgATATAGAGAAATGGGAgctcattgctgatgggaatgggAAGTAAAATGGTGCAGACATCTTGGAGAACAGTTGGGCAGTTTCTCAACATGTTAAACGCAGAGTTatcctatgatccagcaattctgctcgtaggtatatacccaatacaaataataacacatctccacataaaaacttgtgtgtgaatgttcatggcagcataattcataatagcctaaaagtgaaaacaactcaaatgtccattaactgacgaatagacaaaatgtggtatgtttatataatggaatattatttggcaataaaaagaacaacgtagtggccaggtgcggtagttcacgcctgtaatcccagcactttgggaggctgagatgggtggatcacctgaggctgggagtttgagaccagcctgagcaatgtggtgaaaccccgtccctactaaaaatacaaaaaaattagctgagcatggtggtgctcacctgtaatcccaactgcttggggGGCTAAGGcccaagaattacttgaactctgcaggtggaggctgcagtgagctgagatggtgccactgcactccagcctggatggcagagcaagattctgtttcaaaaaacaaaaacaaaaaacaaaaatgtttataaaataaagtataaattcaaatatacagtgagaaaaataaatgatactaTGATTTATAATTCAAATCCCATTTAATATTGAGAGATACAAATACAGACTGGgattatttttagttgtttttagtttttagtttacgGACATTCGGGAGCCACATGGGCTCCAAAAACTATCTAGGTTACACATGTAAAAAGTGCCTGAATTAGATACTAGGCCATAGAAGGCATGTCATAAATGATAAATGGATCAAAACTGGAGATCAATGACCTTGATTGACCTTCACCATCTCCAGGAGGTCTCAGGAGCGTGGCAGGATGTACAAGGCATTCTTTTGTACCCAAATGTGTGCTTGACTCCCCTTCATCAGGGAGGTAGGAGATAGAACTGCCACAGGGAGATCAAACCCCAAACCCCTCCAGGGCTGGAAGAGATGTCTGATGGAGCAAACTGCAGCATCATGACCAGGCGCTGGTGACAGCTGTCACGTGACCAGGAGGTGGTCAAAAGGTCTTAAGCTTTTCAGATGTGCCCTCCAAAAAGCTTCACTCTAAGAGTGAGATTTCTTTGTTGACCTCTTGACCATCTCAACCCTTTCTTTTTGGATTCCTTTCAACATCAGAAAAGAGTAGCGGAGAGACAAACTGGCCTAGCTGAAGTACCAGCTCTGCTACTCAGTTTCTGCATGGCACAGGGCTGTTACTCTACCCTTCACAGTGCTGTCCGATAGGACATTCTGCAATGATACAAATGTTCTGTCATTCTGCATGGTCAATTCAGTCGCCACCAGGCATGTGTGGctactgagcatttgaaatgtagctagtgggacttagaaactgaattttaagttttatttcattttattggccATATGTGGTTAGTGGCTACAAACTTggagcctcaatttccccatatTCCTCATGGGGATAAAGACACTACCGGCCTCATAGGACACTTGGGTGAATTAACAGAGGGAATGCAGGTAGGGGAGGATAATTTGCTgagatttttaattataattcgGTTCCCTAACCCAAGAAGGAAGGCTATGTTCCTGGCCTCGGGGATTCTTATTTGCTAGGCCTCAGATGTTGCCAGAGACCCAGAAGGGAACTTCGGCATTTGTGCTTGGAAGCCTGGATCATGGAGTGAAATTACGCTGGATCAACTCAGAGTGTAGGGTGATGGAAGCAGGTGATTTTGTGTGCAAGAGGTGGAGGAGGCCAGATCCAAAGGCAAGGCTGGATCAGGACCTCAAATCTTTCAATCTACTCTATGTGCTGAGTTGGCTGTGTGGGACATAAGGGTCCTTCTCCCCAGGTTGGAGCAGGTCCaatctccttctgtctctctctcgctTCTTTTTTGAGTCTAATAAGTGCAAACAGGAGACAGCCAACGCATTGTCAATCAGAAAGGCAATGAAGCCAAAGCTCATCAGGGCTGAGGTTTAGAACCAGGGTCCCTGTTCCTGGGCCAGAATCAGGACTTGAGGGAGGAGTTGCAGAGTCTGAAGGTTGGAACTTGGTCATGATAGCCCCAGAAACAGAGCTTGTTGGGAGCAAGCAGAAGAGGTTTCTGGGGTTTCCCATCGTGGGCCAACGGGTCTTGGGGTGGCAGATGGAGAGCCTAGCCTGGCCGGCACAGAGTGGACACCTTGACTTTCAGAAAAGCAGCCTCCTGGGAAAGGTTTTCAGAGAGGTTCCACTAGTCTTGGGTGAGAGGGCTACTTGTGTGAGAGCAGAAGGCAGCCCCTGTCCCTGAGACTCTGAGAGTGGAACGCCGCTGGTTCTGGTGCCCTTGGCTTGTCTGTCACTATCCTCAATGGTTATTGCTTTGGGAGGGGTGTGTCCCCATTTTTGAGTTTGACCGTTCTGGCGGAGTcaaacatgtctctactaaataaattaGATCTCTCCAGGGCAGATCAATATTTAATGTGGGGCTTAAAAAGACCGACTCAGGAAATGAGTTTAAAAGTGGAGAATTTGCCTTAGGTAGCAATTTCTAAAATACAGTGGTATCAGGGGACAGGTTATTC is from Macaca thibetana thibetana isolate TM-01 chromosome 16, ASM2454274v1, whole genome shotgun sequence and encodes:
- the CCDC182 gene encoding coiled-coil domain-containing protein 182 produces the protein MESLYQAGSILMTVNTLQGKKMVESGLQSGDFSLSQSWPSCLPPPADLEILQQKVAGVQRELEDFKKETLKSIHYLEDSFCEMNGALVQQEEQAARVRQRLREEEDRGIVRNKVLTFLLPREKQLREHCKRLEDLLLDRGRDALRTTKKSQAD